In the genome of Myxococcus stipitatus, one region contains:
- the ruvA gene encoding Holliday junction branch migration protein RuvA produces the protein MIARLRGVVLEKDAEDAVIDVQGVGYRVNFSSLSLGKLPPEGQPVDVRVRTVVREDAFDLFGFLSKAEEDVFLLLNGVSRVGPRMALGVLSGMEVPELVAALSRGEVARLAKIHGVGKKTAERLVLELKDKMKTVHLEAVSRGTAPAPAGGTHSDLVSALLNLGYKPPQAEKAAELAASRLGADASFQALFREALKSLRAGA, from the coding sequence ATGATTGCTCGGCTGCGTGGCGTGGTTCTGGAGAAGGACGCCGAAGACGCTGTCATTGACGTGCAGGGCGTGGGCTACCGGGTGAACTTCTCGTCGCTGTCGCTCGGCAAGCTGCCCCCGGAGGGACAGCCCGTCGACGTGCGCGTGCGCACCGTCGTCCGTGAGGACGCCTTCGACCTCTTCGGCTTCCTGTCCAAGGCGGAGGAGGACGTCTTTCTCCTGCTCAACGGTGTCTCGCGCGTGGGGCCCCGCATGGCGCTGGGGGTGCTGTCCGGCATGGAGGTGCCGGAGCTGGTGGCGGCGCTGTCTCGCGGAGAGGTGGCGCGGCTGGCCAAGATTCACGGCGTCGGAAAGAAGACCGCCGAGCGGCTGGTGCTGGAGCTCAAGGACAAGATGAAGACCGTCCACCTGGAGGCGGTGTCCCGGGGGACCGCGCCAGCACCTGCGGGGGGGACACACTCCGACCTCGTCTCCGCTTTGCTCAACCTGGGCTACAAGCCCCCGCAAGCGGAGAAGGCCGCGGAGCTCGCCGCCAGCCGGCTGGGGGCCGACGCCTCCTTCCAGGCCCTCTTCCGCGAGGCACTCAAGTCCTTGAGGGCCGGCGCCTGA
- the ruvC gene encoding crossover junction endodeoxyribonuclease RuvC — protein sequence MRVLGVDPGSRFMGYGVVEEKRGRLVHVGHGVIKVDETAPLALRLKELHGALCAQLVLFRPQAVAVEGVFTFRNARSALVLGHARGVALLAAAQESLPVFEYPPAKVKKSVGAGGAGGKDAVARMVRTFLGLEASELGRADASDALAVALCHLNHGRAAIPMAGSAGKKRKGAAALLADRLAPSYRRPEAG from the coding sequence GTGCGCGTTCTCGGGGTGGACCCCGGCAGTCGCTTCATGGGCTACGGCGTGGTGGAGGAGAAGCGAGGCCGGCTGGTTCACGTGGGCCACGGTGTCATCAAGGTCGATGAAACAGCGCCCCTGGCCCTTCGTCTGAAGGAACTGCATGGCGCGCTGTGCGCGCAGCTCGTGTTGTTTCGTCCGCAAGCCGTGGCGGTGGAAGGTGTGTTCACCTTCCGCAATGCACGCAGCGCGCTGGTGCTGGGGCACGCCCGGGGTGTGGCGTTGCTGGCGGCGGCTCAAGAGTCCCTGCCCGTCTTCGAGTATCCCCCCGCCAAGGTGAAGAAGTCGGTGGGCGCGGGCGGCGCGGGCGGCAAGGACGCGGTGGCGCGGATGGTGCGGACCTTCCTGGGGCTGGAGGCCTCGGAGCTGGGCCGCGCGGATGCGAGCGACGCGCTGGCCGTGGCGCTGTGTCACCTCAACCACGGCCGCGCCGCCATTCCCATGGCGGGCTCGGCTGGCAAGAAGCGCAAGGGCGCCGCGGCGCTCCTCGCGGACAGATTGGCGCCGTCCTACCGGCGCCCGGAGGCGGGATGA
- a CDS encoding YebC/PmpR family DNA-binding transcriptional regulator, translated as MSGHNRWSKIKRQKAAMGATKGKLYSKVIKEITVSSRLGGGDPSGNARLRVALGLAREANIPKDTIERAIKKGTGELEGESYEEVMYEGYGPGGVAVLVECLTDNRNRTSADVRSVFGRHGGNLGAEGAVAWMFHKKGVVTVKPGPAEDAVLEKALEAGAEDVVPQGTDGFEVRTAPADLHTVAVSLESAGLSLGEQKWMYLPQNTVQLDGDNAKKMLKLMDALEDNDDVQNVHANFEMDESLMESLSQ; from the coding sequence ATGTCCGGTCACAATCGATGGTCGAAGATCAAGCGCCAGAAGGCCGCGATGGGCGCGACCAAGGGCAAGCTCTACTCGAAGGTCATCAAGGAGATCACCGTCTCCTCGAGGCTGGGCGGTGGAGACCCGAGTGGCAACGCGCGCCTGCGCGTGGCGCTGGGACTGGCTCGCGAGGCCAACATCCCCAAGGACACCATCGAGCGCGCCATCAAGAAGGGCACCGGTGAGCTGGAGGGGGAGAGCTACGAGGAGGTCATGTACGAGGGCTATGGCCCCGGCGGCGTGGCTGTCCTCGTGGAATGTCTCACCGACAATCGCAACCGCACCTCCGCGGACGTGCGCTCCGTGTTTGGCCGTCACGGCGGCAACCTGGGCGCCGAGGGCGCGGTGGCCTGGATGTTTCACAAGAAGGGTGTCGTCACCGTGAAACCGGGCCCCGCGGAGGACGCGGTGCTGGAGAAGGCCTTGGAGGCGGGCGCCGAGGACGTCGTGCCTCAGGGGACGGACGGCTTCGAGGTGCGCACCGCGCCCGCGGACCTGCACACGGTGGCCGTGAGCCTGGAGTCGGCGGGCTTGTCGCTGGGTGAGCAGAAATGGATGTATCTGCCGCAGAATACCGTCCAGCTCGACGGTGATAATGCGAAGAAGATGCTCAAGCTGATGGACGCGCTCGAGGACAACGACGACGTGCAGAACGTGCACGCGAACTTCGAGATGGACGAGTCCTTGATGGAGTCCCTGTCGCAATAA
- a CDS encoding response regulator, protein MRRRSGRSRARVLLVDSDAGAQSALAAALVEAGFEALLVSGVQPALESLSTEGPLPRLVISEVELPDGDGFGLCGQIRADARTAHLPVLLLARRVEEFHRDLAGGVGADDYLARPVAVEDVVSLARLKSGRATGTATFTSHTARLSLPQVTRALLSGVRSGRLVLAEGEGWFAFRHGLVVDALFHGERGSLPFRRMLGFASGAYSVALGPELHKGSFTMDRAYLCDTVLPALERFDALRARGLPLASRLTVDFTRLAAELPSLPEDVGEVVRLFDGRRTMRAALLECRYPEVVAYEAATRLFALGVLVPACLIEEREKASGASGPTGFFEPMPSVESEPDRATSARQDAD, encoded by the coding sequence GTGCGTCGTCGAAGCGGGCGGAGCCGGGCGCGGGTGCTGCTGGTGGACTCGGATGCGGGGGCGCAGTCCGCGCTCGCGGCGGCGTTGGTGGAGGCGGGCTTCGAGGCGCTGCTGGTGAGCGGGGTTCAGCCCGCGCTGGAGTCGCTGTCCACGGAAGGCCCGTTGCCCAGGCTGGTCATCTCGGAGGTGGAGCTCCCCGACGGAGATGGCTTCGGCCTGTGCGGACAGATTCGCGCGGACGCGCGCACCGCGCACCTGCCGGTGTTGCTGCTCGCCCGGCGGGTGGAGGAGTTTCATCGCGACCTCGCGGGCGGCGTGGGCGCGGACGACTATCTGGCGCGGCCGGTGGCGGTGGAGGACGTGGTGTCGCTGGCGCGGCTCAAGTCGGGGCGCGCGACGGGGACGGCCACGTTCACGTCACACACCGCGCGGCTGTCCTTGCCGCAGGTGACGCGGGCGCTGCTGTCGGGTGTCCGCTCGGGGCGGTTGGTGCTGGCGGAAGGGGAGGGCTGGTTCGCGTTCCGTCATGGGCTGGTGGTGGATGCCTTGTTCCACGGCGAGCGCGGGAGCCTGCCGTTCCGCCGCATGTTGGGCTTCGCCAGTGGTGCGTACTCGGTGGCGCTGGGGCCGGAGCTGCACAAGGGCTCGTTCACGATGGACCGGGCGTATCTGTGCGACACGGTGTTGCCGGCGCTGGAGCGCTTCGATGCGCTGAGGGCGCGAGGCCTGCCGCTGGCGTCCCGGCTGACGGTGGACTTCACGCGGCTGGCGGCGGAGTTGCCCTCGCTGCCCGAGGACGTGGGCGAGGTGGTGCGACTGTTCGATGGGCGACGCACGATGCGCGCGGCGCTGCTCGAGTGCCGCTACCCGGAGGTCGTGGCCTACGAGGCCGCGACGCGGCTGTTCGCGCTGGGCGTGCTCGTGCCCGCGTGTCTCATCGAGGAGCGCGAGAAGGCGAGTGGCGCGTCGGGCCCGACGGGCTTCTTCGAGCCCATGCCCTCGGTGGAGTCCGAGCCCGACCGCGCGACTTCGGCGCGACAGGACGCGGACTGA
- a CDS encoding sigma-54 dependent transcriptional regulator has product MASSQPLLLVDDDAAFRKVYGKLLRDAGHEVVEAGDRPSARATFEARAFPLVLLDLMLPPDGSVSAGLEGLAALLDARPGTKVIVISGVGDTRHSLEAIRLGAYDFLTKPVDPDVLLVVVQRALARVALERQVEALRTSLAQASRDAAMVGQSPSFLASVSLAERVAASDLPVLITGENGTGKELLARTVHLKSRRQSGPFIPVNCGALPETLLESALFGHVKGSFTGATRDHRGLFAEADGGTLFLDELGDMTSALQVKVLRALETGDILPVGADRPVRVDVRLISATHRDLGRMLQEGAFREDLYWRVKGVEVRLPPLRERALDLPLLATHFLNQCAHLCPDGRARLLSEAAAEALAAHAWPGNLRELRHEMQRATVLAGERRELQPEDLSFTGSERPRASPTGATTLAAKVEALERLEIEEALKRHGGNRTHSAEALGLSRQGLLKKLDRYGLT; this is encoded by the coding sequence ATGGCCTCTTCCCAGCCGCTGCTGCTCGTCGACGACGATGCCGCCTTCCGCAAGGTCTACGGCAAGCTGCTGCGCGACGCGGGGCATGAAGTGGTGGAGGCGGGAGACCGTCCCTCCGCCCGCGCGACGTTCGAGGCACGGGCATTCCCCCTCGTCCTGCTGGACCTGATGCTGCCTCCGGACGGCAGCGTGTCCGCGGGGCTGGAGGGCCTGGCCGCGCTGCTCGACGCGAGGCCGGGCACCAAGGTCATCGTCATCTCCGGAGTGGGGGACACGCGTCACTCGCTCGAGGCGATTCGCCTGGGCGCATACGACTTCCTCACCAAGCCGGTGGACCCGGACGTGCTCCTGGTCGTCGTGCAGCGCGCGCTGGCCCGCGTGGCGCTGGAGCGGCAGGTCGAGGCGCTGCGGACCTCCCTGGCGCAGGCGTCGAGGGACGCGGCCATGGTGGGGCAGAGCCCCTCGTTCCTCGCCTCCGTCTCCCTGGCCGAGCGCGTGGCCGCCAGTGACCTGCCGGTGCTCATCACCGGGGAGAACGGCACGGGCAAGGAGCTGCTCGCGCGAACGGTGCACCTCAAGAGCCGCCGCCAGTCGGGGCCCTTCATCCCCGTCAACTGCGGCGCGCTCCCCGAGACGCTGCTGGAGAGCGCGCTCTTCGGCCACGTGAAGGGCAGCTTCACCGGGGCGACGCGAGACCACCGAGGTCTCTTCGCCGAGGCCGATGGCGGCACGCTCTTCCTGGACGAGCTGGGCGACATGACCTCGGCGCTCCAGGTGAAGGTGCTGCGCGCGCTGGAAACGGGAGACATCCTGCCCGTGGGCGCGGACCGCCCGGTGCGCGTCGACGTGCGCCTCATCTCCGCGACACATCGCGACCTGGGGCGCATGCTCCAGGAGGGGGCGTTTCGCGAGGACCTCTACTGGCGCGTGAAGGGCGTGGAGGTCCGGCTGCCACCGCTGCGCGAGCGCGCCCTGGACCTGCCGCTGCTCGCCACGCACTTCCTCAACCAGTGCGCGCACCTGTGTCCGGATGGACGGGCGCGGCTGCTGTCGGAGGCCGCCGCGGAGGCGCTCGCGGCGCATGCCTGGCCGGGCAACCTGCGTGAGCTCCGGCACGAGATGCAGCGCGCCACGGTGCTGGCGGGAGAGCGTCGCGAGCTTCAGCCCGAGGACCTGTCCTTCACCGGCAGCGAGCGCCCGCGAGCCAGTCCCACGGGCGCCACCACGCTGGCCGCGAAGGTGGAGGCGCTGGAGCGCCTCGAAATCGAGGAGGCCCTGAAGCGCCACGGTGGCAACCGCACGCACTCGGCGGAGGCACTGGGCCTGTCACGACAGGGACTCCTCAAGAAGCTGGACCGCTACGGCTTGACGTGA
- the rtcA gene encoding RNA 3'-terminal phosphate cyclase codes for MLRIDGSKGEGGGQVLRTSLALSLVTGTPFTMTNIRAGRAKPGLLRQHLTAVKAAESVGAAEVSGAELGSRELTFSPRAIAAGNYHFAVGTAGSATLVFQTVLPALLHAAEPSTLVLEGGTHNPAAPPFDFLTRAYLPLLNKMGPEVSATLERPGFFPAGGGKFRVDLQPRALKPLSLLERGRVLRREVKAVVAMIPFDVAKREMETAGALLKWRPDELRVEELKRTSCPGNVLVAEVESEHVTEVFTGFGERGKRAEVVAEEVASEVKRYLDAEVPVGEHLCDQFLLLLALAKGGAFRTVPLDGHAVTQIETMSHFLDVKVDVREVSREVREVVVRG; via the coding sequence ATGTTGCGCATCGATGGTTCCAAGGGAGAGGGCGGCGGGCAGGTGCTGCGCACGTCGCTGGCGTTGTCGCTGGTGACGGGGACGCCGTTCACGATGACGAACATCCGCGCGGGGCGGGCGAAGCCGGGCCTCCTGCGTCAGCACCTGACGGCGGTGAAGGCGGCGGAGTCGGTGGGCGCGGCCGAGGTGTCCGGCGCGGAGCTGGGCTCTCGCGAGCTGACCTTCAGTCCTCGCGCGATTGCCGCGGGCAACTACCACTTCGCGGTGGGCACGGCGGGCAGTGCGACGCTGGTGTTCCAGACGGTGCTGCCCGCGCTGCTGCACGCGGCGGAGCCCTCCACGCTGGTGTTGGAGGGAGGGACGCACAATCCCGCGGCGCCCCCGTTCGACTTCCTCACCCGGGCGTACCTGCCGCTGCTGAACAAGATGGGGCCGGAGGTCTCCGCGACGCTGGAGCGTCCCGGCTTCTTCCCCGCGGGCGGCGGGAAGTTCCGCGTGGACCTCCAGCCGCGAGCGCTGAAGCCCCTCTCGTTGCTGGAGCGCGGACGGGTGCTGCGCCGCGAGGTGAAGGCCGTGGTGGCGATGATTCCCTTCGACGTGGCGAAGCGGGAGATGGAGACCGCGGGGGCGCTGCTCAAGTGGCGTCCGGACGAGCTGCGCGTGGAGGAGCTCAAGCGCACCTCGTGCCCCGGCAACGTGCTGGTGGCGGAGGTGGAGAGCGAGCACGTCACCGAGGTCTTCACGGGCTTTGGTGAGCGCGGCAAGCGCGCGGAGGTCGTGGCCGAGGAGGTGGCGTCGGAGGTGAAGCGCTACCTGGACGCGGAGGTGCCGGTGGGTGAGCACCTGTGCGACCAGTTCCTCCTCCTGCTCGCGCTGGCGAAGGGTGGGGCGTTCCGCACCGTGCCGCTGGACGGCCATGCGGTGACGCAAATCGAGACGATGTCGCACTTCCTCGATGTGAAGGTGGACGTGCGAGAGGTGTCCCGCGAGGTCCGCGAGGTGGTGGTTCGCGGCTGA
- a CDS encoding RtcB family protein, producing the protein MNQNPVNYEVLSDEAGRPIKAWTVGVPFEDEAKKQLRNVRGLPFIHKWVSVMPDVHRGYGATVGSVVPTVGAVVPAAVGVDIGCGMIAVRTTLRADQLPDSLRGVRSAIERAVPHGRSDNGGRNDVGAWRVAPASHQQAWARLVEGYDRIVGKHPRIGRGPELAHLGTLGTGNHFIELCLDESDGVWLMLHSGSRGVGNRIGSYFIELAKEDMRRWYINLPDADLAYLPEGTEHFDDYVFAVSWAQDFAATNREMMLKGAVEALQLSGELPPFELSDSAVNCHHNYVAREHHFGKNCFVTRKGAVRAREGDLGIIPGSMGARSYIVRGKGNADSFHSCSHGAGRVMSREAAKRRFTLEDHEKATAGIECRKDVEVIDETPAAYKSIDAVMAAQADLVEVVHTLKQVVCVKG; encoded by the coding sequence ATGAATCAGAATCCGGTGAACTACGAGGTGCTGTCGGACGAGGCGGGTCGCCCCATCAAGGCGTGGACGGTGGGCGTGCCGTTCGAGGACGAGGCCAAGAAGCAGCTCCGGAACGTGCGTGGCCTGCCCTTCATCCACAAGTGGGTGTCGGTGATGCCGGACGTGCACCGCGGCTACGGCGCGACGGTGGGCAGCGTGGTGCCGACGGTGGGCGCGGTGGTGCCGGCGGCGGTGGGTGTGGATATCGGCTGCGGCATGATTGCGGTCCGCACGACGCTGCGCGCCGACCAGCTGCCGGACTCGCTGCGTGGGGTGCGCTCGGCCATCGAGCGAGCGGTGCCGCATGGCCGCTCGGATAACGGCGGCCGCAACGATGTCGGCGCGTGGCGTGTGGCGCCGGCTTCCCATCAGCAGGCGTGGGCGCGACTGGTCGAAGGGTATGACCGCATCGTGGGGAAGCACCCGCGCATCGGCCGTGGGCCGGAGCTGGCGCACCTGGGGACGCTCGGCACGGGAAACCACTTCATCGAGCTGTGCCTGGACGAGTCGGATGGCGTGTGGCTGATGTTGCACTCCGGTTCGCGGGGCGTGGGTAACCGCATCGGGAGCTACTTCATCGAGCTGGCGAAGGAGGACATGCGCCGCTGGTACATCAACCTCCCCGACGCGGACCTGGCGTACCTGCCGGAGGGGACGGAGCACTTCGATGACTACGTCTTCGCGGTGAGCTGGGCGCAGGACTTCGCGGCGACGAACCGCGAGATGATGCTGAAGGGCGCGGTCGAGGCGCTTCAGCTGAGCGGTGAGCTGCCTCCGTTCGAGCTGTCCGACTCGGCGGTGAACTGCCACCACAACTACGTGGCGCGTGAGCACCACTTCGGAAAGAACTGCTTCGTGACGCGCAAGGGCGCGGTGCGAGCGCGTGAGGGTGACCTCGGCATCATCCCCGGCAGCATGGGGGCGCGTTCGTACATCGTCCGTGGGAAGGGAAACGCGGACAGCTTCCATTCCTGCAGCCACGGCGCGGGCCGGGTGATGTCGCGTGAGGCGGCGAAGCGGCGCTTCACGCTCGAGGACCACGAGAAGGCGACGGCGGGTATCGAGTGCCGCAAGGACGTGGAGGTGATTGACGAGACGCCGGCTGCGTACAAGTCCATCGATGCGGTGATGGCGGCGCAGGCGGACCTGGTCGAAGTGGTCCACACGCTGAAGCAGGTCGTCTGCGTGAAGGGGTAG
- the rtcR gene encoding RNA repair transcriptional activator RtcR — protein sequence MAKTKARQTVVLGMLGTTLDTGQGPQRWSKWRPTVALCQQEDLVVHRLELLHPPTATAIAGTLVADIRQVSPETTVRTVPMAIRNPWDLEETYGALLDYVRAYPFNPEEEDYLVHITTGTHIAQICMFLLVESRLIPGRLVQLSPEKRDSSSPGTHTLIDLDLSRYDTLAKRFQQEQREGLSFLKSGIDTRNAAFNRLIERIEQVATNSRAPLLITGPTGAGKSQLARRIYTLKKTRATVSGPFVDLNCATLRGDGAMSALFGHVKGSFTGALQDRPGLLRQAHGGVLFLDEIGELGADEQAMLLRALEDKRFLPVGSDREVESDFQLIAGTNRDLRDDVERGRFREDLLARINLWTFQLPALRERPEDIAPNLLYELDRASETMGTRITLNKEAQERFLRFATSPDARWTGNFRDLNAAVLRMATLAPGGRITRDVVDEELERLRAQWRTGGTRPGPLRAVGTGDKVAEVMGEELAQELDRFDRVQLADVLGVCQGVRSLSEAGRVLFTQSRARKASVNDADRLKKYLARFGLTWADVSGRGTTTPE from the coding sequence ATGGCGAAGACCAAGGCGAGGCAGACGGTGGTCCTGGGCATGCTCGGGACGACGCTCGACACGGGCCAGGGGCCGCAGCGGTGGTCCAAGTGGCGGCCCACGGTGGCGCTGTGCCAGCAGGAGGACCTGGTGGTGCACCGGCTGGAGTTGCTGCACCCGCCAACCGCGACGGCCATCGCCGGGACGCTGGTCGCCGACATCCGGCAGGTGTCCCCGGAGACCACGGTGCGCACCGTGCCCATGGCCATCCGGAACCCGTGGGACCTGGAGGAGACGTATGGCGCGCTGCTCGACTACGTGCGCGCGTACCCCTTCAACCCGGAGGAGGAGGACTATCTCGTCCACATCACGACGGGCACGCACATCGCGCAGATCTGCATGTTCCTCCTCGTCGAAAGCCGGCTCATCCCCGGGCGACTGGTGCAGCTGTCTCCCGAGAAGCGGGACAGCTCGAGCCCGGGCACGCACACGCTCATCGACCTGGACCTGTCGCGCTACGACACGCTGGCCAAGCGCTTCCAACAGGAGCAGCGCGAGGGCCTGTCCTTCCTCAAGTCGGGCATCGACACCCGCAACGCCGCCTTCAACCGGCTCATCGAGCGCATCGAGCAGGTGGCCACGAACTCGCGCGCGCCGCTGCTCATCACCGGCCCCACCGGCGCGGGCAAGTCGCAGCTCGCGCGGCGCATCTACACACTGAAGAAGACGCGGGCCACCGTGAGCGGGCCCTTCGTGGACCTCAACTGCGCCACGCTGCGCGGTGACGGCGCCATGTCCGCGCTCTTCGGGCACGTGAAGGGCTCCTTCACCGGCGCGCTCCAGGACCGCCCCGGCCTGCTGCGACAAGCCCACGGCGGCGTGCTGTTCCTGGATGAGATTGGCGAGCTGGGCGCGGACGAGCAGGCCATGTTGCTGCGGGCGCTGGAGGACAAGCGCTTCCTGCCGGTGGGCTCGGACCGGGAGGTGGAGAGCGACTTCCAGCTCATCGCCGGCACCAACCGCGACCTGCGAGATGACGTCGAACGAGGTCGCTTCCGAGAAGACCTGCTCGCGCGCATCAACCTGTGGACCTTCCAGCTGCCCGCCTTGCGCGAGCGCCCCGAGGACATCGCCCCCAACCTCCTCTATGAGCTGGACCGGGCCTCGGAGACGATGGGCACGCGCATCACCCTGAACAAGGAGGCCCAGGAGCGCTTCCTGCGCTTCGCCACCTCGCCCGACGCGCGGTGGACGGGGAACTTCCGCGACCTCAACGCCGCGGTGCTGCGCATGGCCACCCTCGCGCCCGGAGGACGCATCACCCGCGACGTGGTGGACGAAGAGCTGGAGCGCCTGCGCGCGCAGTGGCGCACCGGAGGCACCCGCCCGGGACCGCTGCGCGCCGTGGGCACCGGAGACAAGGTCGCCGAGGTGATGGGCGAGGAGCTGGCCCAGGAGCTGGACCGGTTCGACCGCGTGCAGCTCGCGGATGTGCTGGGCGTCTGCCAGGGCGTGCGCTCGCTGTCGGAGGCCGGGCGCGTGCTCTTCACCCAATCCCGCGCGCGGAAGGCGAGCGTCAACGACGCGGACCGCCTCAAGAAATACCTGGCGCGCTTCGGCCTCACCTGGGCCGACGTGTCCGGACGTGGGACGACGACGCCCGAGTGA
- a CDS encoding M24 family metallopeptidase translates to MTLLKWAVVPLVLLSACSSTRKEGAGAEPLRLLPLSQQLALRQTWLEKRHGMLLEMMRRHGVGMWIIVNEEFHDDPLTQFVAPPLPYAGNRDIFVFVDAGADGLRRVALTGYGEEALQRFFEIPTEGRSSAEVLAELVARHQPQRIALSTGGKRGVTRSLTRDGYLFVKEALGADAEARFVSAEPLIEEYLDTRIPEEWEHYRGMVALTDAIVKEALSSAVVVPGTTTVGDVRRWLYDKVGSLGVGTWFQPDLRVQRQGGVGTTSRGFLAVAKESLVIERGDLLHVDFGISHLGLHTDWQKMAYVLREGETDAPVGLKTALANTHALQDVLMLKASRPGRSSAEVFQETMAEMGARGIQADVYSHPLGNQGHGLGASIDFRSATRKEAPKPLREGSYIAIELSTTTPVPEWGGQKVAVMEEDPAYLTAEGWKFFVPRQEAFYLIR, encoded by the coding sequence ATGACCTTGTTGAAGTGGGCGGTGGTCCCGCTCGTGTTGCTCTCGGCATGTTCGTCCACCCGGAAGGAAGGGGCGGGCGCCGAGCCGCTCCGGTTGTTGCCCTTGTCCCAGCAGCTCGCGCTCCGGCAGACCTGGCTGGAGAAGCGCCACGGCATGCTGCTGGAGATGATGCGGCGGCACGGGGTGGGCATGTGGATCATCGTCAACGAGGAGTTCCACGATGATCCGCTCACGCAGTTCGTGGCGCCGCCGCTCCCGTACGCGGGCAATCGCGACATCTTCGTCTTCGTGGACGCGGGGGCGGACGGCCTCCGGCGCGTGGCGTTGACGGGCTACGGGGAGGAGGCGCTCCAGCGCTTCTTCGAGATTCCCACCGAGGGCAGGTCCTCGGCGGAGGTCCTCGCGGAGCTGGTCGCCCGGCACCAGCCCCAGCGCATCGCCCTGTCGACGGGGGGCAAGCGGGGCGTGACGCGCAGCCTGACGCGGGATGGATACCTCTTCGTGAAGGAGGCGCTGGGGGCGGACGCGGAGGCGCGGTTCGTCAGCGCGGAGCCGCTCATCGAGGAGTACCTGGACACGCGCATCCCCGAGGAGTGGGAGCACTACCGGGGCATGGTGGCGCTCACGGATGCCATCGTGAAGGAGGCGCTCTCCTCCGCGGTGGTGGTGCCGGGGACGACGACGGTGGGCGACGTGCGCCGCTGGCTCTACGACAAGGTGGGCTCGCTGGGCGTGGGCACGTGGTTCCAGCCGGACCTGCGCGTGCAGCGCCAGGGCGGCGTGGGGACGACGTCACGCGGGTTCCTGGCCGTGGCGAAGGAGAGCCTGGTCATCGAGCGGGGAGACCTGCTCCACGTGGACTTCGGCATCAGCCACCTGGGTCTGCACACGGACTGGCAGAAGATGGCCTACGTGTTGCGCGAGGGAGAGACGGACGCGCCCGTGGGCTTGAAGACCGCGCTGGCCAACACGCACGCGCTCCAGGACGTGTTGATGTTGAAGGCCTCGCGGCCGGGCCGCTCCTCGGCGGAGGTGTTCCAGGAGACCATGGCGGAGATGGGGGCGCGGGGCATCCAGGCGGATGTGTACAGCCATCCCTTGGGGAACCAGGGCCACGGGTTGGGCGCGTCCATCGACTTCCGGTCGGCGACTCGCAAGGAGGCACCGAAGCCGCTGCGCGAGGGCTCGTACATCGCCATCGAGCTCAGCACGACGACCCCGGTGCCCGAGTGGGGCGGGCAGAAGGTGGCGGTGATGGAGGAGGACCCGGCCTATCTCACCGCGGAGGGCTGGAAGTTCTTCGTGCCTCGGCAGGAGGCCTTCTACCTCATCCGGTAG